DNA from Prunus persica cultivar Lovell chromosome G6, Prunus_persica_NCBIv2, whole genome shotgun sequence:
CTCACTGCTTGCAGAACGCAGGACCCAAGTCCTCTCCCCATACTTGATAATTCCTGAAACAAAAATCGGTATTGCTAGTGAGGGGAGCTGGTACTGGCTTGCTGTCCATGACTGCAAAAAGATGTATAAAGCCGTTCCAACCTGCACAAGTAAGCCCAAGAGGTGCCTCAGCCAGAGCGCATTGTCCTCCAATGAGTAAGCAGTGATGGTGTGTGGGCCGCCAAGGTGAAGCAGAAGAAAGGGTACCCACAAAACCATCAGGATTTGGCTGCTGTTTGAATTTGTGGAACTTTCTGGATCATTATTTTCTCCTTGAAAGCTGGATACCATGCCGAGGGCAACAGTTGCAACCCAATCTGCTGATAAGTATGCTGTCCAAGTGACAATTCTGATCCAAGGTTTTGAAATGTACTTGCGTCGATTTCCAAAGAGTATTAGCAGGATTTGTAAGCATAGGCTGCTTACAACCATTACCCTAACGTTCCATTCGCTCCATAGTTTTCCCACACTCTCTGGAATAATTTGCACCATCCTTCTAATTatcataattatttaataaattgcAAACTCAAACTGGTGGCAAGGCAACTAAACTTAAATGCATGTAgttaaaagaaatgaaagctAACCCAGTGCCTTTGGTTCCACCGGTGTCAAGATCAGTCAATCccctgaagaagaagagaccatatcttctctctgtctctgccATTCacatctcatctctctctgtctctataTCTACTAGCACTTTTGCTCCATGATTTAATCATGTCAACTATTGTGGTTGTATTTGTGGGCCCAGGAACAAGCTGCGTGGCAGCACCGGATGATGCAGTAAAACAGAACAACCTGTCTTAAATtaggttattattattattattattttgtggtTGAGAGATGGTTGGGAGAGTGGGGTGAGCACGGTCTGGATTTTGATCCATTTTCATTGAAATCATAGTCGaatcaattacaatataacGGTTTGATTTGAGTCGAGTTTCACAAAAATCACATAGGAAACCGAACCAACTTAATTTAAGACATTTTGGTTCGATTTGGTTCACCTGGTTTGCGTCTAAGCccaattctttcttcttttacttttttttaaagattgtTCGCTcaattacaacaacaaaattcacaacttggtaccttctttttttgtcctCATTTTCTAGCA
Protein-coding regions in this window:
- the LOC109949488 gene encoding uncharacterized protein LOC109949488, yielding MVQIIPESVGKLWSEWNVRVMVVSSLCLQILLILFGNRRKYISKPWIRIVTWTAYLSADWVATVALGMVSSFQGENNDPESSTNSNSSQILMVLWVPFLLLHLGGPHTITAYSLEDNALWLRHLLGLLVQVGTALYIFLQSWTASQYQLPSLAIPIFVSGIIKYGERTWVLRSASSERFRELLLPPAKQSDYAEFATEVISKKNRGEPAAFSMVPEPPFVPGVRPTIAEAKPLHEAYQLFKILKRLYADLILDHHEERWLHDQRPSIRLRLQTTGD